From the Paraburkholderia sp. PREW-6R genome, one window contains:
- the kdsB gene encoding 3-deoxy-manno-octulosonate cytidylyltransferase gives MTQANASTPPFVAVVPARLASTRLPNKPLADIGGKPMVVRVAERARESGAQRVLIASDAQVVLDVARDHGFEAVLTRADHPSGTDRLAEVAAQFGWSDDTIVVNVQGDEPLIDPALVCGVASHLAANSGCAIATAAHPITDPAEIFNPNVVKVVLDARSVAMYFSRAPIPWARDAYQPHWPAVASMPAPTAPAVVHRHIGLYAYRAQFLRTYPSLAISPLEQVEALEQLRAMWHGERIAVLVTHDVPLPGVDTPADLARVQALFGS, from the coding sequence ATGACTCAAGCCAACGCTTCCACTCCGCCTTTCGTTGCCGTCGTCCCTGCACGGCTCGCTTCGACGCGTCTGCCCAACAAGCCGCTCGCCGACATCGGCGGAAAGCCGATGGTGGTGCGTGTCGCCGAACGCGCCCGCGAATCGGGCGCGCAGCGGGTGCTGATTGCGTCGGACGCACAGGTCGTGCTCGACGTCGCGCGCGATCATGGTTTCGAAGCGGTGCTCACGCGCGCCGATCATCCGTCCGGCACGGATCGTCTCGCGGAAGTGGCCGCGCAGTTCGGCTGGAGTGACGACACGATCGTCGTGAACGTGCAAGGCGACGAGCCGCTGATCGACCCGGCGCTCGTGTGCGGCGTTGCGTCGCACCTCGCGGCAAATAGCGGCTGCGCGATTGCCACCGCTGCGCATCCGATCACCGATCCCGCCGAAATTTTCAATCCGAACGTCGTCAAGGTCGTGCTCGACGCGCGCAGTGTCGCCATGTACTTCTCGCGCGCGCCGATTCCGTGGGCACGCGACGCATACCAGCCGCATTGGCCGGCTGTTGCGTCCATGCCCGCGCCAACGGCGCCTGCGGTGGTTCATCGGCATATCGGCCTGTATGCGTATCGTGCCCAGTTTCTGCGTACGTACCCTTCGCTCGCGATCTCGCCGCTCGAACAGGTCGAAGCGCTCGAACAGTTGCGCGCCATGTGGCATGGCGAGCGCATCGCGGTGCTCGTCACGCACGACGTGCCGCTGCCTGGCGTCGACACACCCGCGGATCTCGCTCGCGTACAGGCTTTATTCGGGTCTTGA
- a CDS encoding EAL domain-containing protein — translation MSMIDLDPPGFQPPRPMAGDEGSRRTVLYGGYTVFSVFQPVFSVSHRRAIGYHASLRAHDEHALQVPSHEVFTQAARRGDLLELGRLAESLHLGNFNAFDSHDEWLFLSLHPAALMDTSYGDALLAGLKALGLPPQRVVLEVSEQAGGETTRFAEIIDALRKSGFLIALDGFGAKHSNIDRVWNLRPDIVTLDRCILAQASEHSHIERVLPGLVSLLHESGQLVLMGSLSSERDALIALECNVDFVQGAFFAGPSVEAVKPQAAAGLMDSLSAALRERVATRERSQAVRLAPYVKALETAAAQLVAGESVAQATAPLLTLGETARCFVLDGSGRQIGDNVLPPGRASQRAKRFRPLLHSEGASWERRPYFIQAMRAPGKVHLTPPYLSINEAHLCVTASIAAHTPIGTQVLCVDINWEVAAHRN, via the coding sequence ATGAGCATGATCGACCTCGATCCTCCCGGCTTCCAGCCGCCGCGCCCGATGGCCGGTGACGAAGGCTCCCGGCGCACCGTTCTTTACGGCGGCTACACTGTTTTCAGCGTGTTCCAGCCGGTGTTTTCGGTGTCGCATCGGCGAGCGATCGGTTATCACGCCTCGCTGCGCGCCCACGACGAGCATGCGCTTCAGGTCCCGTCACACGAAGTCTTCACGCAAGCCGCAAGGCGTGGTGATTTGCTTGAACTTGGCCGACTTGCCGAATCGCTGCATCTCGGCAACTTCAACGCGTTCGACAGTCACGACGAATGGCTCTTTCTCAGTCTTCACCCGGCCGCGCTGATGGACACGAGCTACGGCGATGCATTGCTCGCCGGTCTCAAGGCACTGGGCCTGCCACCACAACGCGTGGTGCTCGAGGTCTCCGAGCAGGCCGGTGGCGAAACCACGCGATTTGCCGAGATCATCGACGCGCTGCGAAAGTCAGGGTTCCTGATTGCGCTCGACGGCTTTGGAGCCAAACATTCCAATATCGATCGCGTGTGGAACCTGCGGCCAGACATCGTTACGCTCGACCGCTGCATCCTCGCGCAGGCCAGCGAGCACTCGCACATAGAGCGCGTGTTGCCCGGGCTCGTGTCGCTGCTCCACGAATCCGGCCAACTGGTGCTAATGGGCAGCCTGAGCAGCGAGCGCGACGCACTGATCGCCCTTGAATGCAACGTCGACTTCGTGCAAGGCGCCTTCTTCGCCGGCCCTAGCGTTGAAGCTGTCAAGCCGCAAGCGGCAGCGGGCTTGATGGATTCGCTCTCTGCGGCGTTGCGTGAACGCGTTGCGACGCGTGAGCGCTCACAGGCAGTGCGCCTCGCGCCCTACGTCAAGGCGCTGGAAACCGCAGCGGCCCAACTGGTCGCGGGCGAATCGGTAGCCCAGGCGACTGCCCCTCTGCTGACGCTTGGCGAAACCGCGCGCTGCTTCGTACTCGACGGGTCGGGCCGTCAGATTGGCGATAACGTGTTGCCTCCCGGACGCGCGTCACAACGCGCCAAGCGTTTCCGTCCGCTGCTGCATTCCGAAGGCGCAAGTTGGGAACGCCGGCCGTATTTCATTCAGGCGATGCGCGCGCCCGGCAAGGTGCATCTGACACCGCCGTATCTGTCGATTAATGAAGCGCACTTGTGCGTAACGGCCTCGATCGCAGCCCACACGCCGATTGGCACTCAGGTGCTATGTGTGGACATCAACTGGGAAGTCGCGGCACACCGTAACTGA
- a CDS encoding NYN domain-containing protein, which yields MASSNETVSMALFCDFENVALGVRDAKYDKFDIKLVLERLLLKGSIVVKKAYCDWDRYKSFKGAMHEANFELIEIPHVRQSGKNSADIRLVVDALDLCYTKSHVNTFVIISGDSDFSPLVSKLRENAKQVIGVGVQQSTSDLLIANCDEFFFYDDLVRESQRTVAKRESSRPQQAAQQATKRAPDEEKTRNKEDLEKRRTKAVEIAVQTFDALASERGDSGKIWASVLKNAIKRRKPDFNETYYGFRAFGNLLEEAHARGLLEFGRDEKSGAYVYRSTAASVAGDGTGEVIGEVIGEVAAESGSESFEASGSAEQLYEAQVAETVVAELGGRHESRRRGRDNRKSGRGQQRAAHEERAPREPQEAVLPPTNDDHTSAAEAHRVELHELEDERAPKASQDNAWPPMEEAHVRVSSLSELFGEQPELALNDAETLPVDPTQADSSGSEVAPHEPNAEPKRGRQRSPRKTAAKNVRKSAQRTIDELPDASPDLAPPAEARITAVQETDTPVPAKKTARKTASRSRRPKKSATASDVE from the coding sequence ATGGCGTCATCCAACGAAACCGTCAGCATGGCGCTATTCTGCGACTTCGAAAACGTCGCGCTCGGCGTGCGCGACGCGAAGTACGACAAGTTCGACATCAAGCTGGTACTCGAACGTCTGCTGCTCAAGGGCAGCATCGTCGTCAAGAAAGCCTATTGCGACTGGGACCGCTACAAGAGTTTCAAAGGGGCAATGCACGAAGCGAACTTTGAGTTGATAGAAATTCCGCATGTGCGTCAATCGGGCAAGAACTCCGCCGACATCCGGCTGGTAGTTGATGCGCTCGACCTTTGCTACACGAAGTCGCATGTCAACACGTTCGTGATTATCAGCGGAGACTCCGATTTTTCGCCGCTCGTGTCGAAGCTGCGTGAAAACGCCAAGCAGGTGATCGGCGTCGGTGTGCAGCAATCCACATCAGATCTGCTGATAGCGAATTGCGACGAGTTCTTTTTCTACGACGACCTGGTCCGCGAAAGTCAGCGTACGGTCGCCAAGCGGGAATCGTCACGCCCGCAGCAAGCCGCGCAGCAGGCAACGAAGCGCGCGCCTGACGAAGAGAAAACGCGCAACAAGGAAGACTTGGAAAAGCGCCGTACGAAGGCTGTGGAGATTGCGGTGCAGACGTTCGACGCCCTTGCTTCCGAGCGCGGCGATAGCGGCAAGATTTGGGCGTCGGTGCTGAAAAATGCGATCAAGCGCCGCAAACCCGATTTCAACGAGACGTACTATGGGTTTCGTGCGTTCGGCAACCTGCTTGAAGAAGCGCACGCGCGCGGCCTGCTCGAGTTTGGCCGGGACGAGAAATCCGGCGCTTACGTATATCGGAGTACGGCTGCGAGTGTTGCCGGCGACGGGACCGGCGAAGTGATTGGAGAAGTGATCGGAGAAGTGGCTGCAGAAAGCGGCAGCGAGTCGTTCGAAGCGTCCGGATCGGCCGAGCAATTGTATGAAGCTCAGGTTGCCGAGACCGTGGTCGCAGAGTTGGGTGGCAGGCACGAATCGCGCCGCCGCGGCCGGGATAATCGTAAATCGGGCCGTGGCCAGCAAAGGGCCGCTCATGAAGAACGGGCGCCGCGCGAGCCACAGGAGGCCGTGCTGCCGCCGACGAACGACGACCACACCTCAGCAGCAGAAGCGCATCGCGTGGAACTGCACGAACTGGAAGACGAGCGCGCGCCTAAGGCGTCACAGGACAACGCGTGGCCTCCAATGGAAGAAGCTCACGTACGGGTGTCGTCCCTCAGTGAGTTGTTCGGCGAGCAACCGGAATTGGCGTTGAATGACGCGGAGACTTTGCCTGTGGACCCTACCCAGGCGGATTCGTCGGGCTCCGAAGTTGCGCCGCACGAACCCAATGCGGAACCGAAGCGTGGCAGGCAGCGATCGCCGCGCAAGACGGCGGCGAAAAATGTGAGAAAAAGCGCGCAGCGAACGATCGACGAGTTGCCCGACGCGTCGCCCGATCTCGCGCCGCCCGCGGAAGCGCGGATAACCGCAGTACAGGAAACCGACACACCCGTGCCGGCAAAAAAAACCGCGCGGAAAACTGCATCACGTAGCCGTCGTCCGAAAAAATCGGCGACGGCAAGTGACGTCGAGTAA
- a CDS encoding glycine zipper family protein, producing MISRLKSISVALPASAVALALLGGCAVVPPSGPSIVALPRSGEPLNQFQQDDYSCRDYAYHSTNAPGAAQASTNNAVGSAAVGTLGGAAVGALIGAAAGNAGAGAAIGAGSGLLLGGAAGANGAQYSSNSLQAQYDAAYAQCMTSKGNTISQPQVPVYAPQPVYVAPPPRYYGPPPVMYAPYPYY from the coding sequence ATGATCTCAAGACTTAAATCCATAAGCGTCGCACTGCCGGCCAGTGCAGTCGCATTGGCGCTGCTCGGCGGATGTGCAGTGGTGCCTCCGAGCGGCCCCTCCATCGTCGCACTGCCGCGCAGCGGCGAGCCGCTGAACCAGTTCCAGCAGGACGACTATTCGTGCCGCGATTACGCTTACCACTCGACTAACGCGCCGGGCGCCGCGCAGGCTTCGACGAATAATGCGGTGGGCAGCGCGGCTGTCGGCACCCTCGGCGGTGCTGCGGTGGGCGCGCTGATCGGCGCGGCAGCCGGCAATGCTGGTGCGGGGGCGGCAATTGGCGCCGGTAGCGGCCTGCTGCTCGGCGGTGCTGCGGGCGCAAATGGCGCGCAATATTCGTCGAACAGCCTGCAGGCCCAGTACGACGCGGCCTACGCCCAGTGCATGACTTCGAAGGGAAACACCATTTCCCAGCCGCAAGTGCCTGTTTATGCGCCGCAACCGGTTTATGTCGCGCCGCCGCCGCGGTATTACGGGCCGCCGCCAGTCATGTACGCACCGTATCCGTACTATTGA
- the xseA gene encoding exodeoxyribonuclease VII large subunit, with translation MNSDSPFSLPAAPGGEVVVPVSALNRAIGTMLERSFPLVWVAGEVSNFTRAASGHWYFSIKDAQAQMRCVMFRGRAQYAEFTPREGDRIEVRALVTLYEPRGELQLNVEAVRRTGQGRLYEAFLRLKAQLEAEGLFAAERKRALPSHPRAIGIVTSLQAAALRDVLTTLSRRAPHIPVIVYPAPVQGVGVSGKLAAMVEAASSRREVDVLIVCRGGGSIEDLWAFNEEVLARAIAESAIPVVSGVGHETDFTIADFAADVRAPTPTGAAELVSPQRVLLLRELDQRHAALARGFGRMMERRAQQLDWLARRLVSPAERLARQRTHLQQLGVRLASAGARPVRDARARFSLLQMRWQRWRPDLVAHQAKLDALSQRLDAALLRQHERQTARIATLAGRLEVLSPQRTLERGYAAVLDAQSGRAVRTPSSLKPGRRLTMHLAQGTADVTVGDVQTRLSDGF, from the coding sequence ATGAACTCCGATAGTCCTTTCTCGTTGCCGGCCGCGCCCGGCGGCGAAGTCGTCGTCCCTGTTTCCGCATTGAATCGGGCGATCGGCACGATGCTCGAGCGCTCGTTTCCGCTTGTCTGGGTGGCGGGGGAAGTGTCGAATTTCACTCGCGCGGCAAGCGGCCACTGGTATTTTTCGATCAAGGACGCGCAGGCGCAGATGCGCTGCGTCATGTTTCGCGGCCGCGCTCAATATGCCGAGTTCACGCCGCGCGAAGGCGACCGTATTGAAGTGCGTGCGCTGGTGACCCTGTACGAGCCGCGCGGCGAATTGCAACTGAATGTGGAGGCCGTGCGCCGTACCGGGCAAGGCCGTCTCTATGAAGCGTTCCTGCGGCTCAAAGCGCAGCTCGAAGCCGAAGGCCTCTTCGCCGCCGAGCGCAAGCGCGCGTTGCCCTCGCATCCGCGCGCCATTGGCATCGTCACGTCGTTGCAGGCGGCTGCGTTGCGCGATGTGCTGACCACGCTGTCACGCCGCGCGCCGCACATCCCCGTCATCGTATATCCAGCGCCCGTCCAGGGCGTGGGCGTCAGCGGCAAACTCGCGGCGATGGTCGAAGCGGCAAGCTCGCGTCGCGAAGTGGATGTGCTGATCGTATGTCGTGGCGGCGGGTCGATCGAAGACCTGTGGGCGTTCAACGAAGAAGTGCTGGCGCGTGCGATCGCAGAGAGCGCGATACCCGTGGTGAGCGGCGTCGGTCACGAAACTGATTTTACGATCGCCGATTTTGCCGCCGACGTGCGCGCGCCGACGCCAACCGGCGCAGCCGAACTCGTCAGTCCGCAGCGCGTGCTGCTGCTGCGCGAACTGGACCAGCGGCACGCGGCGCTCGCCCGGGGCTTCGGCCGGATGATGGAGCGGCGCGCGCAGCAACTCGACTGGCTCGCGCGCCGGCTGGTGTCGCCGGCCGAGCGCCTCGCGCGCCAACGCACGCATTTACAGCAACTGGGTGTGCGGCTCGCGTCGGCGGGCGCGCGTCCCGTGCGCGATGCGCGGGCGCGGTTTTCGCTGCTGCAGATGCGCTGGCAGCGCTGGCGTCCTGATCTGGTTGCGCATCAGGCGAAACTCGACGCGCTCAGCCAGCGGCTGGACGCGGCATTGTTGCGTCAGCATGAGCGTCAGACGGCACGCATCGCAACGCTCGCTGGCCGCCTCGAGGTGTTGAGCCCGCAACGCACGCTTGAGCGTGGCTACGCCGCGGTGCTCGACGCGCAGAGCGGCCGCGCGGTGCGCACACCGTCGTCGTTGAAGCCGGGCCGGCGCTTGACGATGCATCTCGCGCAGGGCACGGCGGACGTCACGGTCGGCGACGTGCAAACGCGTCTGAGCGACGGTTTCTGA
- the mdtD gene encoding multidrug transporter subunit MdtD, with protein sequence MTTPPTLPTASTAPATVPSARSLTVMLWVVATGFFMQTLDSTIVNTALPAMATSLGELPLRMQSVVIAYSLTMAVMIPVSGWLADKLGTRRVFLSAILVFSIGSLLCANSHTLNQLVIFRIIQGVGGAMLLPVGRLAVLRTFPAERYLPALSFVAIPGLIGPLIGPTLGGWLVKIASWHWIFLINVPVGIVGCIATLIFMPDSRNEHVGKFDVKGYLLLIVGMVAISFALDGRTEFGIQHATVLVLLILSLACFVAYGLHAVREPSPLFSLDLFRIHTFSVGLLGNLFARIGSGAMPYLLPLLLQVSLGYSAFEAGMMMLPVAAAGMVSKRLVTNLILKYSYRRVLIVNTILVGLTMASFSLMSAGQPLWLRLVQLAFFGGVNSIQFTAMNTLTLKDLGTGGASSGNSLFSLVQMLSMSLGVTVAGALLATFTGLLPRVTAANSLPAFHATFLCVGIITTGSSWIFAQLSPDIRTPAKKTDPSERT encoded by the coding sequence CACCGCCCCTGCCACTGTGCCGTCGGCCCGTTCGCTGACCGTGATGCTGTGGGTGGTGGCAACCGGCTTCTTCATGCAGACCCTCGACTCGACTATCGTCAACACAGCGCTACCGGCGATGGCGACGAGTCTCGGCGAATTACCGTTACGCATGCAGTCAGTCGTGATCGCCTATTCGTTGACGATGGCGGTCATGATTCCGGTGTCCGGCTGGCTCGCCGACAAACTCGGCACGCGCCGCGTGTTTCTGAGCGCCATTCTCGTTTTTTCGATTGGCTCGCTGTTGTGCGCGAATTCCCACACGCTGAACCAGCTGGTGATTTTCCGGATCATTCAGGGCGTGGGCGGCGCAATGTTGTTGCCGGTTGGACGCCTCGCCGTTCTGCGCACGTTTCCGGCGGAGCGGTACTTGCCGGCGTTGTCGTTTGTCGCGATTCCCGGCCTGATCGGCCCGCTGATCGGGCCAACGCTCGGCGGCTGGCTCGTCAAGATCGCGTCATGGCACTGGATCTTTCTGATCAACGTGCCGGTGGGCATAGTGGGTTGCATCGCGACTCTCATTTTCATGCCCGACAGTCGCAACGAGCATGTCGGCAAGTTCGACGTGAAGGGTTATCTGCTGCTGATTGTCGGCATGGTGGCCATTTCCTTCGCGCTCGACGGTCGCACCGAGTTCGGCATTCAGCACGCCACCGTGCTGGTGCTGCTGATACTGAGCCTCGCCTGCTTCGTTGCTTACGGGCTGCACGCCGTGCGCGAGCCGTCGCCCCTCTTTTCGCTCGATCTGTTCAGGATTCACACGTTCAGCGTAGGACTGCTCGGCAATCTGTTCGCGCGGATCGGCAGTGGCGCGATGCCGTACCTGCTTCCTCTGCTATTGCAGGTCAGTCTCGGCTATAGCGCGTTCGAAGCCGGGATGATGATGCTCCCCGTAGCCGCCGCCGGCATGGTCTCGAAGCGACTCGTGACCAATCTGATCCTCAAATACAGCTATCGACGCGTGCTGATCGTCAACACGATCCTCGTCGGCCTGACCATGGCGAGTTTCTCGCTGATGAGCGCAGGTCAGCCGCTGTGGCTAAGACTGGTGCAACTGGCGTTCTTCGGCGGAGTCAACTCGATCCAGTTCACCGCGATGAACACGTTGACGCTGAAGGACCTCGGCACCGGCGGCGCAAGCAGTGGCAACAGCCTGTTCTCACTCGTGCAGATGCTGTCCATGAGTCTTGGCGTGACGGTGGCCGGCGCGCTGCTTGCGACCTTCACCGGCTTGCTGCCACGCGTGACAGCGGCCAACTCGCTGCCCGCGTTTCATGCGACCTTTCTGTGCGTCGGCATTATCACGACAGGATCGTCCTGGATTTTTGCGCAATTGTCCCCGGATATCCGCACGCCGGCAAAGAAAACGGACCCGTCTGAGCGAACCTAA
- the lpxK gene encoding tetraacyldisaccharide 4'-kinase, whose translation MSDLKHRLEARLAREWQQRGPLAWALTPFACVFGAIAGARRAAFSLGWLKPVRVGVPVVVVGNVTVGGTGKTPTVIALVEALRAAGITPGVVSRGYGARVKAPTPVTPASAASVGGDEPLLIARRTHAPVCVCPDRVAAAQALCAAHPEVDVIVSDDGLQHYRLARDAEIVVFDHRLGGNGFLLPAGPLRESLSRRRDATLINDPYARTLPPWPDTFALQLAPADAWHLDNPTLRRPLAQFSGERVMAAAGIGAPERFFATLRAAGLTPATRALPDHYAFERNPFTDVDADAILITEKDAVKLGSWHDARIWVVPVEAALDHRLIALVVEKVRGRSPA comes from the coding sequence ATGAGCGATCTGAAACACCGTCTCGAAGCGCGTCTTGCACGCGAATGGCAGCAACGCGGTCCGCTCGCTTGGGCGTTGACGCCGTTCGCTTGTGTGTTCGGCGCGATTGCCGGCGCGCGCCGTGCCGCTTTTTCGCTCGGATGGCTCAAGCCGGTGCGCGTGGGCGTGCCGGTGGTGGTCGTCGGCAATGTCACTGTTGGCGGCACGGGCAAGACGCCGACCGTCATTGCGCTAGTCGAAGCGCTGCGCGCAGCGGGCATTACGCCGGGCGTGGTGTCGCGTGGCTACGGCGCACGCGTGAAAGCGCCGACGCCCGTCACGCCGGCATCGGCGGCAAGTGTCGGCGGCGATGAACCGCTGCTGATCGCGCGGCGCACGCATGCGCCCGTTTGCGTCTGCCCGGATCGCGTGGCGGCCGCGCAAGCGCTGTGTGCGGCCCATCCGGAGGTCGACGTGATCGTGAGCGACGACGGCCTCCAGCACTACCGCCTCGCACGAGACGCCGAGATCGTCGTGTTTGATCACCGGCTCGGCGGTAACGGCTTCCTGTTGCCCGCAGGTCCGCTGCGCGAGTCGCTTTCGCGCCGTCGCGACGCCACGCTGATCAACGATCCCTATGCGCGTACGCTGCCGCCTTGGCCTGACACGTTCGCTTTGCAACTCGCGCCCGCCGACGCGTGGCATCTCGACAATCCCACGCTGCGCCGTCCGCTCGCGCAATTCAGCGGCGAGCGCGTGATGGCCGCGGCGGGCATCGGCGCGCCGGAGCGCTTTTTCGCGACCTTGCGCGCCGCCGGCCTCACGCCCGCAACGCGCGCGCTGCCGGATCACTACGCGTTCGAGCGCAATCCTTTTACGGACGTCGACGCCGACGCGATCCTGATCACCGAAAAGGATGCGGTAAAATTAGGGTCCTGGCACGACGCGCGCATCTGGGTTGTTCCGGTCGAAGCCGCGCTCGATCATCGCCTCATTGCATTAGTTGTGGAGAAAGTCCGTGGACGCTCGCCTGCTTGA
- a CDS encoding sigma-70 family RNA polymerase sigma factor, whose product MTQQEISKASSFEAVRARLLALAYRMLGSRAEAEDVVQDVWLKWHLAETEEVQTPIAWLTTLTTRTAIDRLRRLQHERASQSAGWLPEPWLDEVAPSAEDLALRAAEMSYGVMLLLERLKPDERAAFVLHEAFECDYAEIAEILQRTPAACRQIVHRAKNRLQRAGAPLQRPDAAAHAKMVERLRAALETQDRVGLVRLFSVAPEVVCDSRVFVSAHTYSLSRKHPEPVSEAVDQVRTEWVEKIASLARHASSVEVVSVQGSAGVALLREGEVVAVIDVSTKEKSNGGMEIVAMHAVTHAVHLRFANRLLGRAAVVQLLARIRRHTRSSVTVCRDFPVDVHT is encoded by the coding sequence ATGACGCAACAAGAAATCAGCAAGGCATCCAGTTTCGAGGCCGTGCGCGCCCGCCTGCTCGCTCTGGCGTACCGCATGCTCGGCAGCCGCGCGGAAGCTGAAGACGTGGTGCAGGACGTCTGGCTCAAGTGGCATCTTGCCGAGACAGAAGAGGTGCAAACGCCGATCGCCTGGCTCACCACCCTCACTACGCGCACGGCAATTGACCGGCTACGGCGCCTGCAGCATGAACGGGCGTCGCAGTCTGCCGGCTGGCTCCCGGAACCTTGGCTCGACGAGGTGGCACCGTCCGCCGAAGATCTGGCGTTACGCGCGGCTGAGATGTCGTATGGCGTTATGCTCCTGCTCGAGCGGCTGAAGCCGGACGAACGGGCAGCGTTCGTGCTTCACGAAGCATTTGAATGCGACTATGCGGAAATCGCAGAGATCCTCCAGCGCACGCCGGCCGCCTGCCGGCAGATCGTTCATCGCGCGAAAAACCGTTTGCAGCGCGCGGGCGCGCCTTTGCAGCGGCCCGATGCGGCGGCGCACGCGAAGATGGTGGAGCGGCTGCGTGCAGCTCTGGAGACCCAAGACCGAGTTGGCCTCGTGCGACTGTTCAGCGTTGCACCCGAGGTCGTCTGTGACTCGCGGGTTTTCGTGTCGGCCCATACGTATTCTTTGAGTCGCAAGCATCCGGAGCCTGTTTCCGAGGCGGTCGATCAGGTGCGAACAGAGTGGGTCGAAAAGATCGCGTCGCTCGCGCGGCATGCAAGCAGTGTTGAGGTCGTGTCGGTACAAGGATCTGCGGGTGTCGCGCTGCTGCGCGAGGGGGAGGTTGTCGCTGTGATCGACGTGTCGACGAAAGAAAAGTCAAACGGTGGCATGGAGATCGTCGCAATGCACGCAGTGACTCATGCAGTCCATTTGCGGTTCGCTAACCGGTTACTAGGCCGCGCGGCAGTGGTGCAGTTGCTCGCGCGTATTCGGCGGCACACACGGTCATCAGTTACGGTGTGCCGCGACTTCCCAGTTGATGTCCACACATAG
- a CDS encoding Trm112 family protein, translating into MDARLLEILVCPICKGPLSYDRAAQELTCNADKLAYPIRDGIPVMLVDEARQTVEGTPVDLNPGSVA; encoded by the coding sequence GTGGACGCTCGCCTGCTTGAAATTCTCGTCTGCCCGATCTGCAAGGGCCCGCTCAGCTATGACCGTGCCGCACAGGAGCTGACCTGCAACGCGGACAAGCTCGCCTATCCGATCCGCGACGGCATCCCCGTCATGCTGGTGGACGAAGCGCGTCAAACGGTCGAAGGCACGCCGGTCGATCTGAATCCGGGTTCCGTCGCGTAA
- a CDS encoding Fe-Mn family superoxide dismutase yields MEHTLPPLPFAKNALAPNMSEETLDYHYGKHHQTYVTNLNNLIKGTEFENLPLEEIVKKSSGGVFNNAAQVWNHTFFWNSLSPQGGGAPTGALADAINAKWGSFDKFKEEFAKTAIGTFGSGWAWLVKKPDGSLDLVSTSNAATPLTTDAKALITIDVWEHAYYIDYRNARPKFVEAYWNIVNWDFASKNFA; encoded by the coding sequence ATGGAACATACGCTCCCGCCGCTGCCGTTTGCGAAGAATGCGCTCGCTCCGAACATGTCGGAAGAGACGCTTGACTATCACTACGGCAAGCATCACCAGACCTATGTGACCAACCTGAACAATCTGATCAAGGGTACGGAATTCGAGAACCTACCGCTGGAAGAAATCGTCAAGAAGTCGTCGGGCGGTGTCTTCAACAACGCAGCGCAAGTGTGGAACCACACGTTCTTCTGGAACAGCCTGTCGCCGCAAGGCGGTGGTGCGCCGACCGGTGCGCTGGCTGACGCGATCAACGCCAAATGGGGTTCGTTCGACAAGTTCAAGGAAGAGTTTGCAAAGACCGCCATCGGCACGTTCGGTTCGGGCTGGGCGTGGCTCGTGAAGAAGCCGGACGGTTCGCTCGACCTCGTGTCGACGAGCAACGCTGCTACGCCGCTCACCACAGACGCAAAAGCACTGATCACGATCGACGTGTGGGAGCACGCGTACTACATTGATTACCGCAATGCGCGTCCGAAGTTCGTCGAAGCGTACTGGAACATCGTGAATTGGGATTTTGCGTCGAAGAACTTTGCGTGA
- the clpP gene encoding ATP-dependent Clp endopeptidase proteolytic subunit ClpP, protein MPLHYPSFTGLGLVPTVIEQSGRGERAYDIYSRLLRERIVFLVGPVTEQSASLIVAQLLFLESENPDKDISFYINSPGGSVYDGLAIYDTMQFIKPEVSTLCTGFAASMGTFLLTAGQRGKRYALPNARIMIHQPSGGSQGTAADIEIQAREVLYLRERLNTLTAERTGRSVEEIARDTDRDNFMSAQSAKEYGLVDEVLETRTTLGGLAHRNDM, encoded by the coding sequence ATGCCATTGCACTATCCGTCTTTCACCGGCCTCGGCCTCGTCCCCACTGTGATCGAACAGTCCGGCCGAGGCGAGCGCGCCTACGACATTTATTCCCGTTTGCTTCGTGAGCGCATCGTGTTTCTCGTCGGACCCGTTACAGAACAATCAGCGAGCCTGATCGTCGCGCAACTGCTCTTTCTGGAGTCCGAAAATCCAGACAAGGATATTTCCTTCTATATCAATTCGCCGGGTGGCTCCGTCTATGACGGTCTTGCGATTTACGACACCATGCAATTCATCAAACCCGAGGTATCGACTTTATGCACCGGCTTCGCCGCGAGCATGGGCACCTTTTTGCTCACAGCCGGCCAGCGCGGCAAGCGCTATGCGCTGCCCAACGCACGGATCATGATCCACCAGCCGTCAGGCGGCAGTCAGGGCACGGCAGCGGACATTGAAATCCAGGCGAGAGAAGTGCTGTATCTTCGCGAGCGGTTGAACACGCTGACAGCGGAACGCACCGGGCGCAGCGTCGAAGAAATTGCGCGGGACACCGACCGTGACAACTTCATGTCGGCGCAAAGCGCGAAGGAGTACGGGCTGGTGGACGAGGTGCTGGAAACCAGGACAACCCTCGGCGGTCTCGCGCACCGGAACGACATGTAG